One Prinia subflava isolate CZ2003 ecotype Zambia chromosome 17, Cam_Psub_1.2, whole genome shotgun sequence DNA segment encodes these proteins:
- the LFNG gene encoding beta-1,3-N-acetylglucosaminyltransferase lunatic fringe, whose amino-acid sequence MLKSCGRKLLLSLVGSMFTCLLVLMVEPPGRPGLARGEAGGAQRALQSLGAAAAVAPPAAQGPPGLRSFADYFGRLSRARRELPPAPPSPARPPAEDISPRDVFIAVKTTKKFHKARLELLLDTWISRNRDMTFIFTDGEDEELKKQARNVINTNCSAAHSRQALSCKMAVEYDKFIESGRKWFCHVDDDNYVNVRMLVKLLSSYLHTQDIYIGKPSLDRPIQATERISENKMHPVHFWFATGGAGFCISRGLALKMSPWASGGHFMSTAEKIRLPDDCTIGYIIESVLGVKLIRSNLFHSHLENLHQVPKSEIHKQVTLSYGMFENKRNSIHMKGAFSVEEDPSRFRSVHCLLYPDTPWCPTNMVY is encoded by the exons ATGCTGAAGAGCTGCGGGAGGaagctgctcctgtccctcGTGGGCTCCATGTTCACCTGCCTCCTGGTGCTCATGGTGGAGCCGCCGGGGAGGCCGGGGCTGGCCAGGGGCGAGGCCGGCGGGGCGCAGCGGGcgctgcagagcctgggggcggcggcggccgtggCTCCCCCGGCGGCGCAGGGGCCGCCCGGGCTCCGCAGCTTCGCCGATTACTTCGGGCGGCTGAGCCGGGCGCGGCGGGAgctgccccccgccccgccgagccccgcgcgGCCGCCGGCAGAGGACATCTCCCCCCGCGATGTCTTCATCGCCGTCAAGACCACCAAGAAGTTTCACAAGGCGCGGCTAGAGCTGCTGCTCGACACCTGGATCTCCCGCAACCGCGACATG ACCTTCATCTTCACTGAcggggaggatgaggagctgaAGAAGCAAGCAC gAAATGTCATCAACACCAACTGCTCGGCTGCCCACAGCcgccaggccctgtcctgcaAGATGGCCGTGGAGTACGACAAGTTCATCGAGTCTGGCAGAAA gtgGTTCTGCCACGTGGACGATGACAACTACGTGAACGTGCGGATGCTGGtgaagctgctctccagctACCTCCACACACAGGACATCTACATCGGGAAGCCCAGCCTGGACCGGCCCATCCAGGCTACGGAGAGGATCAGCGAGAACAAGATG CATCCTGTGCATTTCTGGTTTGCCACGGGTGGAGCAGGGTTCTGTATCAGCCGAGGGCTGGCACTGAAGATGAGCCCTTGGGCCAG tgggGGTCACTTCATGAGCACGGCAGAGAAGATCCGCCTGCCCGACGACTGCACCATCGGCTACATCATCGAGTCCGTGCTGGGCGTGAAGCTCATCCGCAGCAACCTCTTCCACTCCCACCTGGAGAACCTCCACCAGGTGCCCAAGTCGGAGATCCACAAACAG GTGACACTGAGCTACGGCATGTTCGAAAACAAGCGCAACTCCATCCACATGAAGGGAGCTTTCTCTGTCGAGGAGGACCCATCCAG GTTCCGCTCCGTGCACTGCCTGCTGTACCCGGACACGCCGTGGTGCCCCACCAACATGGTTTACTAG